A section of the Roseivirga sp. BDSF3-8 genome encodes:
- a CDS encoding ammonium transporter translates to MNTSEFLVHNLWLMLATLLVFVMHLGFAGLEAGLTRQKNTVNILFKNTLVPGIGLLTYALVGFNLMYPGEGAYAGVFGFRGFGLIMPTLKAGVLYNQHYTFLTEFIFQAMFAATAATIVSGAVAERIKISSFLLFACLYVGLCYPIVGMWKWGGGWLNQLSTPFYDFAGSTLVHAVGGWAALAGTLILGPRIGRYEVGARFGGHSLPLATIGVFLLWFGWFGFNGGSVLSADPEKVSQVFVNTAMGGAAGMLGAFIMSYAQSRLYDLGMVLNGVLAGLVSVTAGADVFHITHSLWAGLVGGGLVVLFTHLMNRLRIDDPVGAVPVHLVCGIWGTLAIGMFGPLAGWSQFLSQVTGTVAIGTACLSFSIVVFMLIRKTLGLRVSPKVEIEGLDRSEHGQAAYEMEDYQRHDAVPA, encoded by the coding sequence ATGAACACATCCGAATTTCTTGTGCACAATCTCTGGCTAATGCTCGCAACCTTGCTTGTATTTGTCATGCACCTGGGCTTTGCCGGCCTGGAGGCGGGCCTTACCCGTCAGAAAAATACTGTAAACATACTTTTTAAAAACACTCTTGTTCCCGGCATTGGCCTGCTTACTTATGCCTTGGTGGGCTTTAACCTGATGTACCCCGGTGAGGGGGCTTACGCAGGGGTCTTTGGCTTCAGGGGCTTCGGGCTTATCATGCCTACGCTAAAGGCAGGTGTGCTTTATAATCAGCACTATACTTTTTTAACTGAGTTTATTTTTCAGGCCATGTTTGCCGCTACTGCTGCCACCATCGTATCAGGGGCAGTGGCAGAGCGGATCAAAATCTCATCCTTCCTGTTGTTTGCGTGCCTTTATGTGGGCTTATGCTACCCCATAGTAGGCATGTGGAAGTGGGGGGGCGGCTGGCTTAACCAGCTTTCCACACCTTTTTATGATTTTGCAGGCAGTACACTGGTGCATGCCGTAGGGGGCTGGGCGGCTCTGGCGGGTACGCTTATCCTGGGGCCTCGCATAGGCCGGTATGAAGTAGGCGCCCGCTTTGGCGGGCACAGCCTGCCGCTGGCGACTATTGGCGTATTCCTGCTCTGGTTTGGCTGGTTCGGATTCAATGGTGGCTCGGTGCTTTCTGCCGATCCTGAAAAGGTATCGCAGGTATTTGTCAATACTGCCATGGGCGGGGCTGCGGGTATGCTAGGTGCCTTTATCATGAGCTATGCACAGAGCAGGCTATATGACCTGGGCATGGTGCTCAACGGGGTACTTGCGGGCCTGGTAAGCGTGACTGCCGGGGCTGACGTATTCCACATTACCCACTCTCTGTGGGCCGGCCTTGTCGGTGGTGGTCTGGTGGTGCTCTTTACTCACCTGATGAACCGCCTGCGTATAGATGACCCTGTAGGTGCCGTACCGGTGCACCTGGTATGTGGTATCTGGGGTACGCTAGCCATAGGCATGTTTGGGCCGCTGGCAGGGTGGAGCCAGTTTCTGAGCCAGGTTACCGGCACCGTGGCGATAGGTACTGCTTGCCTCAGCTTTTCTATAGTGGTCTTTATGCTCATACGCAAGACCTTAGGCCTCCGGGTATCTCCTAAAGTAGAGATAGAAGGACTGGACAGAAGCGAGCACGGCCAGGCCGCATACGAAATGGAAGATTATCAAAGACACGATGCCGTACCGGCATAA